The DNA region TCCTACTGACCCTGTGGCCAACCATCACGCcggatccctttctgcagggctgctctccagccgctCTCTCCCAATCTACACTTTCACTCAGTGTTACTCTGTCCCAGGTGAACAATCCAACACTTGGACTTGTTCAATTTCATGCCAAGTGCTGGgttctgcacttgggtcacaacaaccccaggcagcactacaggctcagggaagagcggctggataTCTGCCCGatggaaaaggccctgggggtgttgatggACAgtgactgaacatgagccagcgtgtgcccaggtggccaagaaggccaccagcatcccatcatgcatcaggaatagtgtggccagcaggaccaggcaaGTGATCATTCCTCTgttcttggcactggtgaggatgcacctcaaatcctgtgttcagttttgggcccctcactacaagaaagaccttgaggtgctgaagagagctcagagaagggcaacaaagctggtgaggggtctggagcacaagtcagatggggagcagtggaggtaactggggctgtttagcctggagaaaagaaggctgaggggagaccttattgctgtctacagctacctgaaaggaggttggaacttggagggtgttggtctgttctcccataTGGCAATTgtagaaggaaaggaaacagccTGAAGTGGCACTTGGGAAGGTTCAGtgtggatattaggaaaaattttgtCTTAGAAGAGtttgtgaggcattggaacaggctgcataaggagtggttgagtcaccatccctggaggtcttTAAACTACATATAGATGACGTTCTTAGGAAtacggtttagtgccagagttgggttaatggttggacacagtgatcttgagggtctccttcaacctaaatgattctgtgatctcattGGGATGAAAAACATGGTGAGGCAGCTCTCCCAGATGGAGTACTGATATGTATgtatggatggatggatggatggatggatggagagatggaCTGGGACAGAGAGGAGGATCAGCCTATCAGCCTAAGGCCTGGGGCCAGCCATGGCATGATGGAAGCAAGGCCAGCCCCCCTTTGTCCCCTGCTCTTGTTTCCAAGAGGTCCTTTACACCCGTTGGTGGCAGCCCTCCTGTGCCAGCTCCTCTCACCAGCACACGACTCCTGGCCAGGAGCTCTTCATGCTGCTCCTGCTACCGCAGTGACAGAGCAGCCTGCCCTGAGCTGGGGAATGCAGAAATAGGGTTCTGTGGGTCATTCATTCTCCTGTTGaagcacagagcacagggagcaggCTGTGGTGCCTGGAAACCACAGCGAGACAGTCCAAGGCAGGTCACTGAAGGTCCTTCACCATCTCCAGGAACACTGGGCACCCACAGATGGACACTCAAACCAGCACCATGACGTAACATGGTGCCCCATGTCCTCCCCTGAGCCATGAAAAACACAAGTACAGCAGCATGGCCTTGTGGGGGAAATTTATTCAGGCTGACCACAGCTTTGGAAGAAGAGCCCAAGCTTCAAATACTGAGAACGAGGAAATCCCCTTTTGTgggctgtttcaaaaagatggccccaatttcagaaatacagtgatttcaaaatggGTCCACACCTGTGTTACAGAGATGTGACACAGGACATCAGCTGCACCAGGGCCCCAGAAAGAGGTAGACAGGCCTCTGAGTCACTGCTCTGGAGAAGTGCCGTGGGAGAAGAAATTCCTTGACAAACATGGTTATCACAGATGAAATGCGCAATGCACAGGAGGTTCCTGAGATGAACTGGAAATCACTTCTGAAGAGACACGGGTAACTTATTGTTGCCGACAGAAAAATGACTGAATCAGCTTCTTCAGGGCCACTttcagctcctggttcctcatgctgtagatgagggggttcactgctggaggcaccaccgagtacagaactgacaccaccagatccagggatggggaggacatGGCGGGGGGCTTCATgtaggcaaacatggcagtgctgaggaacagggagaccacagccaggtgagggaggcaggtggaaaaggctttgtgccgtccctgctcagaggggatcctcagcacggccctcaagatctgcacataggacaccacgatgaacacaaaacatccctcgaaaaaaaaaaaaaaaaaaaaaaacatgagaggctgctgccacagtgccagggccgcctgccccaagctgccacctgcagcaaagggtttctctttccatgtctttcctgcacacaTACAGTGCCCCACGCTTCTCCTGAAACATCCCGTCTCCCCACAGAACCCTTTCCCAAGAGAGCTGAGCTATGCTGACCTGGCCAGCTgtttcttccccccttcccacgCTCCATACAGCTCTGACCTggtggtgctgctctgcagagcaagtgggctgtggtgcccagggccatggggtgagtCCGCAGGCTCATGCTggtcagggtgggaggaagacccAGCTCACTCAGTCTTCCCCGAGTGAGCTCCTGCTCACTTcccctcagcacacagacatggctACTGCAGTCCCAgagatcccagagagaggattATGGGCAAACAACTCAGTGTggggtcctttatttcatttatacacacAGACAGTACAGCTCCCTATTTACACAAAGACTATGGGACACACCAGACAGGTAGATATGGACACAGCCATAAGAAGACATAATTTTGCTTGTGGATAGCATtaatacaaacaagaaaaataaacaccaaagtggaaaaaaaaaaaaaaatcaaaaaaaaacaaaccacaaaagctACAGAACTCAGGTTGAACAAGTAATGCGTTATATTACAAGTGACATGTAGAAGCAGGAGGTCACTTcattactgcttttgaaaagcaaacagtcatcactttccttatagactccttgagttccctgttcctcatgctgtagatgagggggttcactgctggaggcaccaccgagtacagaacagacaccaccaggtccagggatggagaggagatGGATGAAGGTTTCAGGTCAGCAAAtatggcagtgctgacaaacagggagaccacggccaggtgagggaggcaggtggaaaaggctttgtgccgtccctgctcagaggggatcctcagcacggccctgaagatctgcacataggacaccacaatgaacacaaaacagccaaatgctaAACAGAcgctgaccacaagaagcccaagttccctgaggtaggagtgtgagcaggagagcttgaggatctgggggatttcacagaagaactggcccagggcattgcccttgcacaggggcagtgaaaatgtattggccgtgtgcagcagagcattgagaaacccagtggcccaggcagctgctgccatgtggacacaagctctgctgcccaggagggtcccgtagtgcaggggtttgtaAATGGCAatgtagcggtcgtacgacatgatggtgagTAGACAATAGtctgctgtgatcaagaagacaaacaaaaagagctgtgtcgcacatcccaagtatgagatgtccctggaatcccagagggaattggccatggacttggggagaaTGGTGGAGACGGTGCCCATGTCAAAGAgggagaggttgagcaggaagaagtacatgggggtgtggaggtgctggtcccaggctatggtggtgatgatgaggccgttgcccaggagggcagccaggtagatgcccaggaagagccagaagtgcaagagctgcagctcccgtgtgtctgcgaacggcaggaggaggaactgggtgatggagctgctgttggacatttactgcctgtgggcatgaggacctgtcataggaggaaaagatagtgaaggtttagatgagacttctctgggaataatcaaaaccatttcccacagaccctcccaccctgtcagacaaagagacacttttctttttccaggagaacgtCCTGGCTGGAGCCCTCGTTGGTGCTTGatgagtgtgcaatgaagagcagggtctATGCCCAGGGGGTCCTGAGGACTCAGCCTGGCCCTGTGTGATtgggtgggcaggggccagtcctggggttcagctttgtcagctggaaccgctcctggtgcagaagggactgtcagcatctgtacccccaggcctgagaaactgagttggagaggtttggtgtttctacagctccttctcccctcccaccctggggagtgttgttgggtgtcagaaaccctcagcatttctgctgcactcagggagaacagagcgagtcctgcgagaccagaggatgcctgtgggtcagtgcagagtgagggcagctgctctgtccctctgtcttgctccagctgccctgggctggaacctttctgagatggagcctgatcacactcccatgtcaccctgaaaagccaccaggcactgctgagagcagagggatccacctcagaccatgacatgtGTCAGCCTtccctaaggtctcagcacccaacgtttagcccaggacacacacagctcattccccagccccacagactgcattgcccacaccccacaggtcagagcaaagctgggacacgtgtgcccatggacacacctgcaggaaaggacccacaagatcaggctgtgactctgcagctgaaactgccatccccagagagcctgacagcaagaacaagatcccaacagcagtgacccagagcaggggagcaagaaggagaatgcggtgagggtgggtgtgagagaggccagggcagaggcagccgggcactcagacagcgtcacccttccccagctgtgcagccacctcccagacaccaacactgccgggcagctgctctcagcccctgtgttctgcagaggaactggagctctggctgcacaggagctgcttcatgccttggagcccccggccctgagggcagaggctttgctgggtgggacaggaggccagggggctgctcacaggaggatctgcactgcagggggtcacagggacttttctctcttctccttcccataaccattccgggtttggtctcctctcatttctgatcatttccctgctgcctggagattctcccctgggaggtgtttccctgtccatgtctcttccctgtcagtgctcacagaccatcccaccctctgtgccctccccctggccctacagatcctgcctgttcacagggcactgcctgggggcatcttcctgtttgcaggctggaaaacaggacaggtcagattaaggctgacgggtccagccaaggtgatgcaggtgctgtgcacaggcagagggg from Columba livia isolate bColLiv1 breed racing homer unplaced genomic scaffold, bColLiv1.pat.W.v2 Scaffold_215, whole genome shotgun sequence includes:
- the LOC135578024 gene encoding olfactory receptor 14J1-like; the protein is MYFFLLNLSLFDMGTVSTILPKSMANSLWDSRDISYLGCATQLFLFVFLITADYCLLTIMSYDRYIAIYKPLHYGTLLGSRACVHMAAAAWATGFLNALLHTANTFSLPLCKGNALGQFFCEIPQILKLSCSHSYLRELGLLVVSVCLAFGCFVFIVVSYVQIFRAVLRIPSEQGRHKAFSTCLPHLAVVSLFVSTAIFADLKPSSISSPSLDLVVSVLYSVVPPAVNPLIYSMRNRELKESIRKVMTVCFSKAVMK